A window from Vulcanimicrobium alpinum encodes these proteins:
- a CDS encoding argininosuccinate synthase → MKIVLAYSGGLDTSVLLKQFIDAGHQVVAMTLNLGESDMVAGEGSQDALEAVRQKALKLGAMDAVLIDARERFIADYAYKALAANALYEGVYPLSAALSRPLIADLLVETAAEYGADAVAHGCTGKGNDQVRIEVGVRAKAPHLKTLAPLRDKPLSRPDAIAYAQAHGVPIAHTAAKPYSVDANLWGRSIEAGVLENPWNRPPEDAYAWSVAPETAQAEGDEVVISFEKGTPSAALRQAQRDVGAEMVFELNKIAGRNGVGRIDLIEDRVVGLKSREVYECPGSVTLIEAHKALERLVLTRDELRFKASLDQKYAELIYDALWSSPLRDALDAFNAKIAERLTGEVRVRLVRGRAVVTGARSPFALYDESLATYGAGDTFRHDAAGGFIEIHGLPVAAGAAKAAEAAQRAAPQLV, encoded by the coding sequence GTGAAAATTGTTCTGGCGTACAGCGGCGGGCTCGACACGTCGGTGCTGCTCAAGCAGTTCATCGACGCCGGGCATCAGGTCGTCGCGATGACGCTCAACCTCGGCGAATCCGACATGGTCGCCGGCGAAGGTTCCCAGGACGCGCTCGAAGCGGTCCGTCAGAAAGCGCTCAAGCTCGGCGCGATGGACGCGGTGCTGATCGATGCACGCGAACGGTTCATCGCCGACTACGCGTACAAGGCGCTGGCAGCGAACGCGCTCTACGAGGGCGTCTATCCGCTCAGCGCCGCACTCTCGCGGCCGCTGATCGCCGATCTGCTGGTCGAGACCGCCGCCGAGTACGGTGCCGACGCCGTCGCGCACGGGTGCACCGGCAAGGGGAACGATCAGGTCCGCATCGAGGTCGGCGTGCGGGCGAAGGCGCCGCACTTGAAGACGCTCGCGCCGCTGCGCGACAAGCCGCTTTCGCGTCCCGACGCGATCGCGTACGCGCAGGCGCACGGCGTGCCGATCGCGCACACCGCCGCGAAACCGTATTCGGTCGATGCGAACTTGTGGGGGCGTTCGATCGAGGCCGGTGTGCTGGAGAATCCGTGGAACCGGCCGCCCGAGGATGCGTACGCGTGGAGCGTCGCGCCGGAGACGGCGCAGGCCGAGGGGGACGAGGTCGTGATCTCGTTCGAGAAAGGGACGCCGTCGGCTGCGCTTCGACAGGCTCAGCGTGACGTGGGCGCCGAGATGGTGTTCGAGTTGAACAAGATCGCGGGGCGGAACGGGGTCGGGCGGATCGATTTGATTGAAGATCGCGTCGTCGGACTGAAGTCGCGCGAAGTGTACGAGTGCCCCGGGAGCGTGACGCTGATCGAGGCGCACAAGGCGCTCGAGCGGCTCGTGCTCACGCGCGATGAGTTGCGGTTCAAGGCATCGCTCGATCAGAAGTATGCCGAATTGATCTACGACGCGCTGTGGTCGTCGCCGCTGCGCGACGCGCTCGATGCGTTCAACGCAAAGATCGCCGAGCGGCTGACCGGCGAGGTGCGCGTGCGCCTGGTGCGCGGACGTGCCGTTGTTACCGGCGCGCGTTCGCCGTTCGCGCTGTACGACGAATCGCTCGCGACCTACGGCGCCGGCGACACGTTCCGCCACGACGCCGCCGGCGGGTTCATCGAGATCCACGGCCTGCCGGTCGCGGCGGGTGCGGCGAAAGCCGCCGAAGCCGCGCAGCGCGCCGCGCCGCAGCTCGTCTAG
- the argR gene encoding arginine repressor: MDTLQQPKTKRQRAILSLIAARPVRSQDELATLLEQQGYEVTQATVSRDIKELGLLKVPLKGGAGGAFKYVEPTVGPAFTSRLHRVVSEVVIQARFSMNQIVLRTHPGTAMMLAAAIDSADWPEILGTIGGDDTVLVICEKPETTPMIKQRFEDMRGEQ; this comes from the coding sequence ATGGATACGCTTCAACAGCCGAAGACCAAGCGCCAGCGGGCGATTCTGTCTCTCATTGCAGCGCGGCCGGTGCGGTCGCAGGATGAGCTTGCGACGCTGCTAGAGCAGCAAGGGTACGAGGTCACGCAGGCGACGGTCTCGCGCGACATCAAGGAGCTGGGATTGCTGAAGGTGCCGCTCAAGGGCGGCGCCGGCGGCGCCTTCAAGTACGTCGAGCCGACCGTCGGTCCGGCGTTCACGTCGCGGCTCCACCGCGTCGTCTCCGAAGTCGTCATTCAGGCGCGCTTCAGCATGAACCAGATCGTGCTGCGCACTCACCCGGGGACGGCGATGATGCTCGCCGCCGCGATCGACTCCGCCGACTGGCCCGAGATCCTCGGCACGATCGGCGGCGACGACACCGTGCTCGTGATCTGCGAGAAACCCGAGACCACGCCGATGATCAAACAACGCTTCGAAGACATGCGAGGAGAACAGTGA
- the argF gene encoding ornithine carbamoyltransferase, giving the protein MVTLPAAARLRGRNVLSVTDLGADELAGLLTLAQNVKERGREQLSLLRGKTLVMLFEKPSLRTRVSFEAGMTQLGGHAIAATGADFGIGTRETPEDAARVLSRYGDAIVYRTHAHEPLARFASAATVPTINALSEAGHPCQAFADLLTIRERFGTLQGLRLAFVGDARNNVAISLAEAAVMSGMSITFAAPVTHRPPDAFLGKLVKLGAPHNVTARAFTSPLRAVRDVDVVYTDVWTSMGDEQFVERNQAALRPYQVNAELMAAAAPHALFMHCLPAHRGEEVTADVMDGARSVVFDQAENRLHAQKALLLALLTDLRGLTD; this is encoded by the coding sequence ATGGTCACTTTGCCGGCGGCGGCGCGGTTGCGCGGCCGGAACGTTCTCTCCGTTACGGACCTCGGGGCCGACGAGCTCGCCGGCCTGCTGACGCTTGCGCAGAACGTGAAGGAGCGCGGGCGCGAACAGCTCTCGCTCCTCCGCGGCAAGACGCTCGTGATGCTCTTCGAGAAGCCCAGCCTGCGCACGCGCGTCTCCTTTGAAGCGGGGATGACGCAGCTCGGCGGTCACGCGATCGCCGCGACCGGCGCCGATTTCGGGATCGGAACCCGCGAAACGCCCGAGGACGCGGCCCGCGTCCTCTCGCGGTACGGCGACGCGATCGTCTACCGCACCCATGCGCACGAGCCACTCGCCCGATTCGCGAGCGCGGCGACGGTGCCGACGATCAATGCACTCTCCGAGGCCGGCCATCCGTGCCAGGCGTTCGCCGACCTACTCACGATCCGCGAACGGTTCGGGACCTTGCAGGGACTGCGGCTGGCGTTCGTCGGGGACGCGCGCAACAACGTCGCGATCTCGCTCGCCGAGGCGGCGGTGATGAGCGGGATGTCGATCACCTTCGCGGCGCCGGTCACCCATCGGCCGCCCGACGCCTTTCTTGGGAAGCTCGTCAAGCTGGGCGCACCGCACAACGTCACGGCACGCGCGTTCACGTCGCCGCTGCGGGCGGTGCGCGACGTCGACGTGGTGTACACCGACGTGTGGACGTCGATGGGCGACGAGCAGTTCGTCGAACGCAATCAAGCGGCGCTGCGGCCGTATCAGGTCAATGCCGAACTTATGGCCGCGGCGGCGCCGCATGCGCTGTTCATGCATTGCCTTCCCGCGCATCGGGGCGAAGAAGTGACGGCCGACGTGATGGACGGGGCGCGCAGCGTCGTGTTCGATCAGGCCGAGAACCGGCTGCACGCGCAGAAGGCGCTGCTGCTCGCGCTGCTCACCGATCTTCGCGGGTTGACCGACTGA